Proteins from a genomic interval of Stenotrophomonas maltophilia:
- the serC gene encoding 3-phosphoserine/phosphohydroxythreonine transaminase: MTRAFNFSAGPATLPESVLRQAQAEMLDWHGSGASIVEMSHRGAEFMSVAAEAEADLRRLLDIPDDYAVLFLSGGATTQQALIPLNFAAPGQRADYVVSGHWGKTAVKQAGVYADVNIAASSEANGYRELPARADWQLSPDAAYVHITANETIHGVEFRDVPDTGNVPLIADFSSSIASEPLDVRRYGVIYAGAQKNLGPVGIAVMIIRRDLLERSGQPRADIFDYRSHVARDSMLNTPPTWNWYLAGLVFKWMLAEGGVTEFAKRNAAKAALVYGAIDGSGGFYRNEVAHAARSRMNIPFFLPDAELDARFVAEAKAAGLLALKGHKVVGGIRASLYNAMPLAGAEALVAFMADFQKRHG; encoded by the coding sequence ATGACGCGCGCGTTCAACTTCAGTGCCGGCCCTGCGACCTTGCCGGAATCGGTCCTGCGCCAGGCGCAGGCGGAAATGCTGGACTGGCACGGGTCCGGCGCCTCGATCGTGGAAATGAGCCATCGCGGCGCGGAATTCATGTCCGTGGCCGCCGAGGCTGAGGCCGATCTGCGTCGCCTGCTCGATATCCCTGACGACTATGCGGTGCTGTTCCTGTCCGGTGGTGCCACCACCCAACAGGCGCTGATCCCGCTGAACTTCGCAGCCCCCGGCCAGCGCGCCGACTACGTGGTCAGTGGCCACTGGGGCAAGACCGCGGTCAAGCAGGCTGGCGTCTATGCAGACGTGAACATTGCCGCCAGCAGCGAGGCCAACGGCTACCGCGAGTTGCCGGCGCGTGCCGACTGGCAGCTGTCTCCCGATGCCGCCTACGTGCACATCACCGCCAACGAGACCATCCACGGTGTCGAGTTCCGTGATGTACCCGACACCGGCAACGTCCCGCTGATCGCCGATTTCAGCTCGTCCATCGCCAGCGAGCCGCTGGACGTGCGCCGCTATGGCGTGATCTACGCCGGCGCGCAGAAGAACCTCGGCCCGGTCGGCATCGCGGTGATGATCATCCGCCGCGACCTGCTCGAGCGCAGTGGCCAGCCGCGCGCGGACATCTTCGACTACCGCTCGCACGTCGCCCGCGATTCGATGCTCAACACGCCACCGACCTGGAACTGGTACCTGGCCGGGCTGGTGTTCAAGTGGATGCTGGCCGAGGGCGGCGTGACCGAGTTCGCCAAGCGCAACGCCGCCAAGGCCGCGCTGGTATACGGCGCCATCGACGGCTCCGGCGGCTTCTACCGCAATGAGGTCGCACATGCGGCCCGTTCGCGGATGAACATCCCGTTCTTCCTGCCCGATGCCGAGCTCGACGCCCGCTTCGTCGCCGAAGCCAAGGCCGCCGGCCTGCTGGCGCTGAAGGGCCACAAGGTGGTCGGCGGCATCCGGGCCTCGCTGTACAACGCCATGCCGCTGGCGGGGGCCGAGGCGCTGGTCGCCTTCATGGCCGATTTCCAGAAGCGTCACGGTTGA
- a CDS encoding FHA domain-containing protein produces MQNLLVHFSQQQQPDQPLRPGVQRIVRQANGSVRLGDAGNGALLLAQFCMDERGLWLQVGNGIRGIHVNGRPVRRMALLRAGDAVYVDGVEMVLQGEVESLLQAPAPKNDDGSDEQQRLLRGVGGLHHGRSFTLSRTRLVGRGGDADIEINEPAFAEQHARVEVHGERVLLRDLGSADGTRVNGVAVRHCWLQAGDQVVFDGQHRFVLEVPHDPRRRPLPAEDESSEDAEQAPVLPVAPRRVRRWPWLLASALLLAALLSLLLWFGAR; encoded by the coding sequence GTGCAGAACCTGCTTGTTCACTTCAGTCAACAACAACAGCCCGACCAGCCGCTGAGGCCCGGGGTGCAACGCATCGTGCGCCAGGCCAACGGCAGTGTGCGGCTCGGCGATGCCGGCAACGGTGCCCTGCTGCTGGCGCAGTTCTGCATGGACGAACGCGGTCTCTGGCTGCAGGTCGGCAACGGCATCCGCGGCATCCACGTGAACGGCCGCCCGGTGCGGCGCATGGCGCTGCTGCGTGCAGGCGATGCGGTGTACGTGGATGGCGTGGAGATGGTCCTGCAGGGTGAGGTGGAGAGCCTGCTGCAGGCGCCTGCACCGAAGAATGACGATGGCTCCGATGAGCAGCAGCGTCTGCTGCGCGGCGTCGGCGGACTGCACCATGGCCGCAGCTTCACCCTGTCGCGAACCCGCTTGGTCGGTCGCGGCGGCGACGCCGACATCGAGATCAATGAACCGGCCTTCGCCGAACAGCACGCCCGTGTGGAAGTGCATGGCGAGCGCGTGCTGCTGCGTGACCTGGGCAGTGCCGACGGCACCCGGGTCAACGGTGTGGCCGTGCGCCACTGCTGGCTGCAGGCGGGCGACCAGGTGGTGTTCGATGGCCAGCACCGATTCGTGCTGGAGGTGCCGCATGACCCACGTCGGCGGCCGCTGCCAGCCGAGGACGAGTCCAGCGAGGACGCCGAGCAGGCGCCGGTGCTGCCGGTTGCGCCGCGCCGGGTCCGGCGCTGGCCGTGGCTGCTGGCCAGTGCGCTGCTGCTGGCCGCGCTGCTCAGCCTGCTGCTCTGGTTCGGCGCGCGCTGA
- a CDS encoding phasin family protein: MNQYENDDRRNDDASFGDQAERFSRKLSDSAQQVWLAGLGALGRAQAEGSRFFDGLVKEGEAWEARRRERHGEQGPGWRDNVETSLDEAREKASGTWNKVEKAFDDQVQGVLKRLHVPTADEVTALEARIDALQARLAKLENRDASGTDAPPAGSHQSPGSAP; encoded by the coding sequence ATGAACCAGTACGAAAACGATGACCGCCGCAACGACGACGCCTCGTTCGGTGACCAGGCCGAGCGCTTCTCGCGCAAGCTGAGTGACTCGGCGCAGCAGGTCTGGCTGGCCGGCCTGGGTGCCCTGGGCCGCGCACAGGCCGAAGGCAGCCGCTTCTTCGACGGCCTGGTGAAGGAAGGCGAAGCCTGGGAGGCCCGCCGCCGTGAACGCCACGGCGAACAGGGCCCGGGCTGGCGCGACAACGTTGAAACGTCTCTGGACGAGGCCCGCGAGAAGGCCTCCGGCACCTGGAACAAGGTCGAGAAGGCCTTCGATGACCAGGTGCAGGGCGTGCTCAAGCGCCTGCACGTGCCCACTGCCGACGAGGTGACTGCGCTGGAGGCCCGCATCGACGCCCTGCAGGCGCGCCTGGCCAAGCTGGAGAATCGCGACGCCTCGGGCACTGATGCACCTCCAGCGGGCAGCCATCAATCGCCAGGCAGCGCGCCCTGA
- the pheA gene encoding prephenate dehydratase encodes MASSKSSKKAPKKAEPAKDSASTKAKGKSTSKAASNPAPTLAPLALADVRSKIDQIDRDIQNLIAERARFAHQVGKAKGKLAAAVDYYRPEREAQVLRMVVDRNEGPLSDELLVHVYREIMSACLAQQEPLKIGYLGPEGTFSQQAVLKHFGRSALGLPMASIEEVFQEVEAGNADFGVVPVENSGQGTIQITLDMFLTSNLKICGEVELRVQQYLMSRSGRIEDIERIYAHPQSFMQTSAWLRANLPKAEKIPVSSNAEGARRARNADDAAAIGGESAGHVYGLKKVVTKPIQNDADNTTRFLVVGRNIFPTSGHDRTSVLVFIHDKPGALFDVLSPFARHGISMNRIESRPSHHGKWEYGFFIDLAGHIDDAPMQAALAELEAHSAQIKVLGSYPVAVP; translated from the coding sequence ATGGCAAGCAGCAAATCCAGCAAGAAGGCGCCGAAGAAGGCCGAACCGGCCAAGGACAGCGCCTCCACCAAGGCCAAGGGCAAGAGCACGTCCAAGGCCGCGTCGAACCCGGCGCCCACCCTGGCGCCGCTGGCGCTGGCCGATGTGCGCTCGAAGATCGACCAGATCGACCGCGACATCCAGAACCTGATCGCCGAGCGCGCGCGCTTCGCCCACCAGGTCGGCAAGGCCAAGGGCAAGCTGGCTGCCGCCGTGGACTACTACCGCCCCGAGCGCGAAGCGCAGGTGCTGCGCATGGTGGTCGATCGCAACGAAGGCCCGCTCAGCGATGAGCTGCTGGTGCACGTCTACCGCGAGATCATGTCGGCCTGCCTGGCCCAGCAGGAGCCGCTGAAGATCGGTTACCTCGGCCCGGAGGGCACCTTCAGCCAGCAGGCCGTGCTCAAGCACTTCGGCCGCTCCGCGCTGGGCCTGCCGATGGCCAGCATCGAGGAAGTGTTCCAGGAAGTGGAAGCGGGCAACGCCGATTTCGGCGTGGTGCCGGTGGAGAATTCGGGGCAGGGCACCATCCAGATCACCCTGGACATGTTCCTGACCTCGAACCTGAAGATCTGTGGCGAAGTGGAACTGCGTGTGCAGCAGTACCTGATGTCGCGCAGCGGCCGCATCGAGGACATCGAGCGCATCTACGCGCACCCGCAGTCGTTCATGCAGACCTCGGCGTGGCTGCGCGCCAACCTGCCGAAGGCCGAGAAAATTCCGGTATCCAGCAATGCCGAAGGTGCACGCCGTGCGCGCAACGCCGACGACGCGGCGGCCATCGGCGGCGAGAGCGCCGGCCATGTGTACGGCCTGAAGAAGGTGGTCACCAAGCCGATCCAGAACGATGCCGACAACACCACCCGCTTCCTGGTGGTGGGCCGCAACATCTTCCCGACCTCCGGTCATGACCGCACGTCGGTGCTGGTGTTCATCCATGACAAGCCCGGTGCGCTGTTCGACGTGCTCAGCCCGTTCGCCCGCCACGGCATCAGCATGAACCGCATCGAGTCGCGGCCGTCGCACCACGGCAAGTGGGAATACGGCTTCTTCATCGACCTGGCCGGCCACATCGACGATGCGCCGATGCAGGCCGCGCTGGCCGAACTGGAAGCGCACTCGGCGCAGATCAAGGTGCTGGGCTCCTATCCGGTGGCCGTGCCCTGA
- the aroA gene encoding 3-phosphoshikimate 1-carboxyvinyltransferase: MSNAQHWIARKGQPLQGSLTIPGDKSVSHRSVMFAALADGTSHIEGFLEGEDTRATARIFSQLGVRIETPSPSQRVVHGVGIDGLKAPEAPLDCGNAGTGMRLLAGLLAGQAFDCTLIGDESLSGRPMRRVTGPLSQMGAKIDTQDDGTPPLHVHGGQSLQGIDFASPVASAQIKSAVLLAGLYAQGETRVTEPHPTRDYTERMLSAFGVDIEFSPGRARLRGGQRLRATDIVVPADFSSAAFYLVAASIIPGSELRLKQVGLNPRRTGLLHALRLMGADITEENPAEQGGEPVADLVVRYAQLKGARIPEALVPDMIDEFPALFVAAAAAEGQTVVSGAAELRVKESDRLAAMATGLRALGMQVDETEDGATLHGGVRLGSGTIESHGDHRIAMAFAIAGQISDGEVRINDIANVATSFPDFDGLARSAGFNLA, translated from the coding sequence ATGAGCAACGCGCAACACTGGATCGCCCGCAAGGGCCAGCCGCTGCAGGGCAGCCTGACCATTCCCGGCGACAAGTCGGTCTCGCACCGCTCGGTGATGTTCGCCGCGCTGGCCGATGGTACCTCGCATATCGAAGGCTTCCTGGAAGGCGAAGACACCCGCGCCACTGCGCGCATCTTCAGCCAGCTCGGCGTGCGCATCGAAACGCCCAGCCCGTCGCAGCGCGTCGTGCATGGCGTCGGCATCGACGGCCTGAAAGCGCCGGAGGCACCGCTGGACTGCGGCAACGCCGGTACCGGCATGCGCCTGCTGGCCGGCCTGCTGGCGGGCCAGGCGTTCGACTGCACACTGATCGGCGATGAATCGCTGTCCGGCCGCCCGATGCGCCGCGTCACCGGCCCGCTGTCGCAGATGGGCGCGAAGATTGATACCCAGGATGACGGCACGCCCCCGCTGCACGTGCATGGTGGCCAGTCGCTGCAGGGCATCGACTTTGCCTCGCCGGTGGCCAGCGCACAGATCAAGTCGGCGGTGCTGTTGGCCGGCCTGTACGCGCAGGGCGAAACCCGGGTAACCGAACCGCACCCGACTCGTGACTACACCGAACGCATGCTGTCGGCGTTCGGAGTGGACATTGAATTCTCGCCGGGCAGGGCGCGCCTGCGTGGCGGCCAGCGCCTGCGCGCCACGGACATCGTGGTGCCGGCCGACTTCTCGTCTGCGGCGTTCTACCTGGTGGCCGCCAGCATCATTCCCGGTTCCGAGCTGCGCCTGAAGCAGGTCGGCCTGAACCCGCGTCGCACCGGCCTGCTGCATGCGCTGCGCCTGATGGGCGCGGACATCACCGAAGAGAATCCGGCCGAGCAGGGCGGTGAGCCCGTCGCTGATCTGGTGGTGCGCTACGCTCAGTTGAAGGGTGCACGTATCCCGGAAGCGCTGGTGCCGGACATGATCGATGAGTTCCCGGCGCTGTTCGTGGCCGCTGCCGCCGCCGAAGGGCAGACCGTGGTGAGCGGTGCGGCCGAGCTGCGGGTGAAGGAATCCGACCGCCTTGCGGCGATGGCCACCGGCCTGCGTGCGCTGGGCATGCAGGTGGACGAAACCGAAGACGGTGCCACCCTGCATGGCGGCGTGCGCCTGGGCAGCGGCACCATCGAAAGCCATGGAGACCATCGCATCGCCATGGCGTTTGCCATCGCCGGCCAGATCAGCGACGGCGAAGTACGCATCAACGATATCGCCAACGTCGCCACGTCCTTCCCGGATTTCGACGGCCTGGCGCGCAGCGCCGGGTTCAACCTGGCCTGA
- a CDS encoding polyhydroxyalkanoic acid system family protein has product MSTIDVRHAHALPDAQARAAIEQVAAKLSERFGLKSSWTADVLNFSGSGVDGAIELQPGAVRVTAKLGFLLSAMKGMVEGEIQRVLKEKLG; this is encoded by the coding sequence ATGTCCACCATCGATGTCCGCCACGCCCACGCCCTGCCCGACGCACAGGCGCGCGCCGCGATCGAACAGGTTGCCGCCAAGTTGTCCGAGCGCTTCGGCCTGAAGTCGTCCTGGACCGCCGACGTGCTGAACTTCTCCGGCAGCGGCGTGGATGGTGCGATCGAGCTGCAGCCGGGCGCCGTGCGCGTGACCGCCAAGCTGGGTTTCCTGCTGTCGGCGATGAAAGGCATGGTCGAAGGCGAGATCCAGCGCGTGCTGAAGGAAAAGCTGGGCTGA